cccgagccttgggcggctgcagcctaaGGGGGCACCTGCACAAGAAAGAGGGGCTGCTACATGTGAAAGAGGATGCTGaaaatggagagcaacacatgaaaaaagtgaaactgatgctcaagggagctgttcatgaaagagacagGCTGCTGTTCATGGATAATCCatatggaagatggggctgcacatggaatgggagggagaaaGGGGAGACACaaaatacttggcctaggggcagaaaaagtataaatccagccttgaatctacctggctatctgggattctctttggacaactgttgaacacaaaaggcaaggccatgcctgggtgggcttgaaccaccaaccttgcagttaacagccaaacatgctaaccaattgtgccacacagactgtgtaccacaaagactgtgcatgcagttgctgttgaatgattttatggggatgtatgtttgtcttttggagggaggtagtaagtctgctccaagaagtttcagcatgtagtgttggtggtataatggttaggatagcagcctaaagagcggtaggcctgggttctattcccagccaatgtgagttggcttttgacatgctacaaatccttaaccacttgccgaccgcgcactcataacgtgcgtcggcaaagtggcagctgcaggaccagcgacgcacatctgcgtcgccggctgcaggctaattaatcaggaaacagccgctcgcacgagcggctgcttcctgtcaattcacagcggggggctccgtgaatagcctgcgggccgccgatcgcggctcgcaggctaaatgtaaacacaagcggaaataatccgctttgtttacatttgtacaacgctgctaccagtagcagcgttgtactagatcagcgatccccggccaatcagcatcggggatcgctgtcacatgacaggcaggagcctgttagaggctgcacaggacagatccgttcctgtgcatccTCCGATctccagggaagggagggaggagagggagatcgggaatcctgcggtggagggggctttgaggtaccCCCcttgccagccacacgcaggcaggagcaatcagacccccccagcacatcatccacctagtggggaaaaaaggggggcgatctggttgctctgcctggtgtttgatctgtgctgggggctgtagagcccacccagcacagatcagcgaaatcagcgcttgtccttaaagggggggtaaaggctgggtcatcaagtggttaagcaagctaatttttctcttggatagatcatactggtacatgctaggctggcttcagcatgtagtgttggtggtggtatagtggttaagtgagttacctaccacacactcagacctgggttctatttccagccaatgtgagttggcttttgacatgctacaaatccttaagcaagctaatttttctcttggattgatcataatggtacatgctaggctggcttcagcatgtagtgttggtggtggtatagtggttaagtgagttacctaccacacactcagacctgggttcaattcccagcccagcctgggttcaattcacagccacggtatgtaagctggcttttgaaatactacaattccctggaagatgagaccctcctccctccgggaggaggagaggagggaggaaaaGGAAGGAAATGGTTAGGTGTTAAACTGTATGCTCAGCAAGGAGTTGCCAGGCTgcagtcagcagttaccaggcagcagcaagcaattgTGAGATTTTGAGTAGGACATTGTGGTTTAATGCGACGGTAAAGTAAGCAGTGTCTGTAAGCAGTgatttaccacaacgcaacatttttaacACGACAATATTGTCACACTGtgaggattatcattgcagtgcggttagctgtgttataagactttataacgcagctccacaaTGCAGCACTGTAAATGTGACCtctgaggcatttcactgcctatcaactgtccatggaaaagaggctcttttctacagactgttgataggcagtgaaatgcctctcaaactctcacaactgcttgctgctgcctagcaactgctcaattctgcctggtaactgcttgctgagcacacagctcaacagtccgtggaaaagaggcctaaaacccCATTCAGGAATTAGAACATGACTGTTTCTGCTTAGACACTGCTGTACATTCACTGAGAAGAATCTGAACTCTGACTTAACGGTGGCTGTGTTATCGCAGCATTTCCATTAGCAGAAGATCCAAACAGAAAGCAGAAGCAGAAGAAAAAGTAAACAACGGGTAAATAGAAATCACTGAAACATGTATTTGATATAGGGAAGGATGGAAGAGATCTATGAGGCTTGGCTGAGGCTACACAACATCTGATAAGACAAAAAGAGGAGAAGCAATCAAGCTAGTTTCTTCTTTCTTTGTTGTCTGAAGACATTATTGTTTTTGAAGCCGTAAGGTGGccgtacactggtcgatttgccatcagattcgaccaacagatagagccctctctgatcgaatctgatcagagagggatcgtatgactgcctttactgcaaacagattgtgaatcaattgcaGCATGAAACCAATTCactatctgtggagctgccgctgccccccccccccccccccgcatacattacccgaTCTGGCCGGCGTGTGTCCCCCGGTCTCCTCTGTCTTCTTCTCGGCTCCagattcactgaacttcctgccgggggaagtttaaacagtagagggcgctctactgtttaaacttcctgccgggacaggaagttcagtgaagctgtaccgagaagaagacagcggtgacacgggccagctggagcaggtaatgtattgccgctgtattgcgtcggtcatcgggcattcaaacgccgctatcaacgcactcccgacccgccggcaatcgaggTAAATCTTTTGGCACGGACAGGATGACGGAAATtgatgggaacgatcgatttcagatgaaaatcgatcgttcggtcagcgtttgcatgacgatttcacagccgattcaatcacagtgatcgaatcggctggaaattcggtaagtgtatgggcccctttattcgaattccttcttttagaataaaatactaataataatttcCTCAATTTTTGcactataaatatatattatgaGTGTCCTGGAACTTGATCTAAACAAAATGCTGTCTTCAAAGCTCTTTTAATGTCCATATTTTTTAAACTATATATTAAAGGATTGAACAAAGGCCAGACTACAGTGTAGCATATAGAAAAAAGTTTGTCCACACTGTTTGAGCTTAAACCCAAGATTGGTCGCAAGTAGATTCCAATTGTTGTGCTGTAAAAAGAAAGGACTACAGCGAGATGGGAAGCACAAGTAGAGAATGCCTTGGACCGCCCTTTGGATGAATTAATTCTTAAAATCGTAGAAATGATTGATATGTAGGACATCAATATGATAGGAAAAGAAGTAAGCCACATCAAAAAAGCTACCAAAAAGACAACTAGCTTCCTGGCATAGGAGTAGGCACATGAGAGCTTTACAAGTGGGGGGATGTCACAGTAATAATGGTCAATTTTGTTTGAACCACATAAAGGAAATCTGAATACGGTGAGTGTATGAGTAATGGCAGCCAAAAAACTGATTAAATAAGCCCCAAACACCAATTCCCAGCACTTGCTGTTGttcataatactatggtaggtcAGTGGTTGGCAAATGGCCACGTAACGGTCATACGCCATGATTGTCACCAAAAAGCTCTCAGCTATAACAAATATGGCAAAAGAAAACATCTGAGCCGCACATCCGATGAACGAGATGGACTTTGTGTTGGAGGTTAAATCTGCCAGCATCTTGGGGGTGATGGTGGAGGAGTAGCACAAGTCTACAAATGATAGATGACTCAGGAAGAAGTACATGGGAGTGTGAAGGTGACTAAAGGCCCTTATCATCAGGATCAGACCAAGATTACTCAGGAAGGAGCATGCATAGACAATGGAGAAGACACCAAAGAGAACTTTTTGGATAAAAGGGTTGGTGGTCAGTcctaataaaataaaatcatcaaTCCTGGTCTGATTCGCAATGTCCATTATGTGCACAAAAGCCTGAAAGAGAATACTAAGCAAGTTAACTTGTTAATTACATTTTATGCATTGCATGCATTTTTCTCATTAGAATTTTTTCAGAACattaaagattttatttatttacagtattttaGAAAGACTTGTTTATTGCCTCTCTAtcgaagtctagggccaatctttTTTCAATTATGAAGGAACATTTAAGTGGAAGAAAAAAGGTAAGTTGTACCAACCAGAGGCCTCTTCCAGCACCCTGTAATATCTGAGGTCCCTTGGTATCCTCCTGGGCCCCATATTGTGCTGCCATGAGCCAAACTTAAGTCTGTGACTGGCTCAGTCACTGACTATGGTGCCTTTGCTGTCCCAGCCATGTGCCTCCTTGATCCTGCTCCAATGGACACGTTTTATTAACTCTGCAGGggtagaatgctcccagccatggctACAGAATTGAGGAGGCTCACATGGCCGGGACATCATTTGGTATGACAGTGGCACAACAGATGGGGCCAGGAGTAAACTGAGGCACTTGAGatactgaggagggggggggggggggggtgtaaaaagcccaaggtaagtaaatctAAACTTCTTTCCCTCACTTAAGATTTACTTTAAATTTGAAACATGCGTAGAGAGGTTACAATTTGTAGCCATTTTATTATCACTTGCTGAATTCCCACTGTAGGAtgatttgtttacatttttttaaaattttttgaatTTTTAATGTCTAACCTTTGGACCTCTATGAAACTAGATGGCTTCAATGCTGAAAAGAGGAATGGCAATaagaaaataaaatgaataaaaaaacttTCCAGTGGACCTAACTATCCCCCAAAGCACATGACTGTTTTATTTAATGTTTCCTGAAAATAATTTTTACTTACTGCACTAAAAATCTTAAAGAGATTACAGCTCAATACTACACtatctgttgaaaaaaaaaaaataaaataaaataaaaaaaacaaacaaacaaacaaacaacagatTTTAGCTTAAACCAAACTAACCAGAACAATAAACAGTGTGTTTCTCAGTTAAAAACAAACCAACAAATAACAAAAGCCCAATGCTCAGCCAACTGAGGAAGTATTCCCTTTATTGCTGTATGTATATCATCAGCAAAGTGCATATTGTATAACTGAGAAAGAATGTTTGCCAAAAACATTGTGCTGCTGGCTATTCCTACCTAGTCTGCAGTCTGCTGATATATAGTAATATAGTAATAAAGGACATACTGCCATAACTGgcttttgttgttgttgaatgTTGATGTGTTACAGACTGGCAGTGCTCCAATGTTTATAAACTCTCCCGCTCAACTCATTCATCTTTCCTCTTGCTCCtctgctgctgctcctctctgtcaaactCTTCATTGGCTATCAATTATCTAGAGGATTCATTTCAAACTCTTCTTAACTCTAACttgcaaagctctccacaatctctctcccctctgtacatctcctcactagtttccagctaccaacccaaccgcaatctctgctctgcacatgaccttcttctgtcctactctagaatcacctcctcacattcacgtatacaagatatcttgtgtgcttcacccctcctctggaatcctcttccacaacacatccgccactctccaacctttgatatctttaaaccctcCCTCAAAACGTACTTTTTCCGACAAACAGTAGCAGTACCCTAGGCCAtttcctctggccaagttgtactccttactagacaACCTAAAAACACATTGCCTCTAGGTATGACTATTGTATATTACTCCACCTCTTGTATTGTGTACCAGTTCTGTATCTGGTTTATTGGTGTACGCTGTTGTTtgcattattatgtaccccatgtttgtttcttactgtgtacagtgcctcagaatatgttggcactttgtatatataataataataataatacaaccaTATTTAGTCAGTAAGCTCCTCATTACACACTGCTTCACATTTTGTGTAGACTACAATTTtagtaaacacttttttttaatagcaCACACCattcatacaatttttttttaatctttcagaaaatgttaaaataatttaaaatgtatCATGTTGGCCATTGAAATAATAGTGGGAAGGAACAAGTGCAATTGCAACTTTTAAAAATTCTTGGTTGGTTGTTTAttgtgaaaggttatttttaataTCAATGATTTTCTAAGACATTTGCAGAAATGATCTGCATGCATAGAAATTTTACGATGAAACTGgaattttccttaaagggaaggttcaagcaaaataaaaaaatgagtttcacttacctggggtttctgccagccccatgcagccatcctgtgccctcgtagtcactcactgctgctccagtcccccaccaccagctagttctgcttctaccagccccatgcagccatcctgtgccctcgtagtcactcactgctgctccagtcccccgctggcagctagttctgcttctaccagccccatgcagccaccctgtgccctcgtagtcactcactgctgctccagtcccccgctggcagcttgccgacctcggaggtcggcgggacgcattgcgtacatttttacgcattcccgctagggcaggaacattaacacatacatttttacgtgttactggttcaatgcgtacaaatttacgcattgaaccagtaacgcgtacaaatgtatgtgttaatgttcctgcactagtgggaatgcgtaaaaaagtacgcaatgcgtcccgccgaccactgaggtcggcaagctgccagcgggggactggagcagcagtgagtgactacgagggcacaggatggctgcatggggctggtagaagccccaggtaagtgaaactcattttttaattttgcttggacattccctttaaaaggtAAAATTGTCAGACGCAAAGCAGAGACAGCCCAGCCAGCACACATTTGATGCCTCCATTTCTGttaaaaatgtactttgggaattaATTGTAAGAGGTTTGAATAATACCATTCTGCAAATTTGAGTACAGCTCAGTCTGCAAAAAAGCACAATATTTATAAACACATTTCACACATTTATCTAATAAATACACTGTAAACACTGTGTCTGGAGTTACATCAGGAGCTGTAACCTTTTTATGTGTTAGTAAGAATGCATGCGTCTTTCATGTCTTCATTCACTCAAGCCAGATCTCCAATACAATCTCCTTTTATACCCAATGACCTGGGAATTGggaattttttgttttgctttgaatTCATTACAGTGCTGAATATTCCAGATTAGCCTTACACAAAGGAATAGATTGTAAAGGATAGAAAATAACAATGTACAATGCATGGGATTAAATACATTTGTAAGTATGAATTAATTTGTaagatgttttgaatcaggatgataccatttattggataaattaaaagaataagagtaagcaagctttcggctgttaAGCTTCGTTGAGCTTTAAAAAGCTAGATGAAGGCTTAacagccaaaagcttgcttatgtttattcttttaggctggtttcacagtgggacgtcacgttgtgttttaggggatgttatggtcgcataacgtgcccctaacggaacgcctggtagtgttggagcaggacgctaccaagagaatcagctcttggtgcgcctgctccgtcggaggcactgcggagaccacgtgagcggagctctccgcatcacgtggtcccgccagccaatccgcggccactccaggatgtaaacactgcaagtgcagtgaataataagtagccatgtgcctggctacgtagcggcctctccccgcttcctctccgcccctaaaatgaaaaaaaaaaaacctactgagcatgtgcaaaccgtctaacgcggcttagccgcgtgtaaagtactgcatgcagtacgttatgcagacatgctgcgttacaatgtaacgcaacgtgggcactgtgaacagcccattgatttttcattactgtgcggtggggtgcgttacaggctgctctaacgtgcgcctgtaacctcccactgtgaaaccagccttaagttagccaataaatggtatcatcctgattcaaaacgtcttgcttttactgatggctaacgcaGTACAAATACCCTGCTGCAAAGTATAAACTGGcgctattcaattcacttttttcatgAGTTTTGTCAAAGGTTATGTTTTTTTTAGCCCTCAGTGTCGTTAACGGTAGGTGTGCACCAGACTTTAAagacaggtacacacatgcaatattGATTGGCTGTCTTTTACCACTTCTTGGTAGTAGGACCATTTACAATACCATGTGCAAAAAACAAAATTGTCACGAGAAATTATGGACAGcggtaattatttttattttttttcttccacattcacaatttttttcctagttcgagttaggcctcttttccatgagcagttgagctgtgaaatgcctctcaaactcttacaactgcttgctgctgcctggtaactgctcactgctgcctggtaactgctcacggctgcctggtaactgctcgcggctgcctggtaactgctcacggctgcctggtaactgctcgcggctgcctggtaactgctcactgctgcctggtaactgctcgtggctgcctggtaactgctcgcggctgcctggtaactgctcactgctgcctggtaactgctcactgctgcccggtaactgctcactgctgcccggtaactgcttcctgagcacacagttcaactgcccgtggaaaagaggcctaaaggtcagTAAGGCCTTGCTCATGCTAAGAGCGATTTTGATTTTTGGTtgccctaaggcctcgttcacattgcattccaatCGAGTTAGCGTTTGCGCATTTTTTCTCCTTTCcccgcgcttgggtgggcgatacgtttttgtgaaaagcacttttctaagcacttttccagagcgttttttgattcactccctgacgcattacaaatacaatgtatttactcttaaaaatgtgaacgcaatcgctgcacaaagtgtttttgtgagcgttttgctgtttttcctatactttccattcaggggaaatcgccctgaaaatggtccatgcagtgcTAATGTCAATGGACATTGAAATCGCCTTGAAAACGCTTACATCATGCTTTCCTATGACTAGTTCTGATTGGGGCGTTCTGTACGCTTTCCGATCTGAAAAGcaatgcatggaccattttcggggcaattccgcctcaatggaaggtataggaaaaacgcaaaacgctcacaaaatcgcttagtgcagcgacatcaggaagtgaaaaaattaatcgctgagcaaaagcgcttagaaaatcgtttctttttaagcaaaaagcacagggaaaagcgctttgaaaag
This DNA window, taken from Hyperolius riggenbachi isolate aHypRig1 chromosome 3, aHypRig1.pri, whole genome shotgun sequence, encodes the following:
- the LOC137561875 gene encoding olfactory receptor 5G9-like; translated protein: MDIANQTRIDDFILLGLTTNPFIQKVLFGVFSIVYACSFLSNLGLILMIRAFSHLHTPMYFFLSHLSFVDLCYSSTITPKMLADLTSNTKSISFIGCAAQMFSFAIFVIAESFLVTIMAYDRYVAICQPLTYHSIMNNSKCWELVFGAYLISFLAAITHTLTVFRFPLCGSNKIDHYYCDIPPLVKLSCAYSYARKLVVFLVAFLMWLTSFPIILMSYISIISTILRINSSKGRSKAFSTCASHLAVVLSFYSTTIGIYLRPILGLSSNSVDKLFSICYTVVWPLFNPLIYSLKNMDIKRALKTAFCLDQVPGHS